Proteins encoded together in one Porites lutea chromosome 2, jaPorLute2.1, whole genome shotgun sequence window:
- the LOC140927689 gene encoding uncharacterized protein, producing MEKLMQLGKEFGLEGEKLLEFVREQQKLKEEKEEKQRREEEERAERQRREEEEREERRRCQDEEREGRRQEREIRKLQHEADLMRQKEAAEAAKREHELELARLAATNGDGRTAERDDRAKAPKLPAFVDGKDDLDAYLQRFERFADTAKWHRTGWASKLSALLSGLALEVCSRLSEEAARDYDKVKIALMKRYDLTEDGYRRKFRASKPEVDESPDQFIVRLDRYLLRWLELSDTERTFDGLKDLIVKEQFIDSCPKDLAVHLRERAPETLAQIAKIADQYVEAHGKHLFSPVTRKPAVPPEREEAKNTQSNSTTLQCFKCNTRGHRAANCPTIAKRCFLCGKQGHEARNCRSGGRRSGGQSKDGNPVQRGQVSASCLVQQTESKPTAEEVKSCIKDEKLLLARGKKIPLLSSACLEPLSGVRSKMPVVKGRVGEKSVDVLRDTGCSGIVVKKDLVSEDQFTGDFNVMLLIDNTARKVPIAKIDVDTPYLKGQVEAQCLPDAVYDLIVGNVPGARAADDPDPSWQDHVQEACAVTTRSQAKKAGERIPLKVPGTKESPVVDREKLKQMQHDDESLQKYWERNDVVVRGQAEISFEVKGGVLYRVYKHPYMNSGKPLKQVMVPVQLRSRIMELAHGSLMGGHMGIKKTADKIQSAFYWPGIQGDVTRYCKSCDVCQKTVNKGSVPKVPLEKMPLIDKPFKRVAIDLVGPIGPPSEDGHRYISTLVDFATRYPEAVPLKNIDTETVAEALVDIFSRLGVPEEILSDLGTQFVSECMKEVARLLSIKQLTTTPHHPMCNGLTEKLNGTMKSMLKRLCSEQPRQWHRYINPLLFAYREVPQESTGFSPFELLYGRAVRGPMFILKELWTKELEEPEVKNSYQYVFELREKLEDTLKLAHTELQKAQHKGKHYYDRKAKVRRFAQGDKVLILLPTDHNKLLMQWKGPFEVSAVVGLNDYKVCVKGKERVYHANLLKKYFEREDSVPVGAVAVEVNADISKSGLVKSEAEEVDPVDGVDFLEIGGYVAKESIKDVATGDNLTAEQRAEFIDLASQFQSLFTDAPGTTSLAQHHIKLTSDQPVRSRPYPVPYSLRESLKKDITDMMTMGVMRVKFTICFACPGC from the exons ATGGAGAAACTTATGCAACTTGGTAAGGAGTTTGGACTGGAAGGAGAAAAGCTACTTGAATTTGTGCGTGAACAACAGAAGTTGAAAGAagagaaggaagaaaaacaaag ACGTGAGGAAGAAGAGAGAGCAGAAAGGCAGAGACGTGAGGAAGAAGAGAGGGAAGAGAGACGCAGATGTCAGGATGAAGAAAGGGAAGGGAGACGTCAGGAAAgagaaattaggaaattacaacaTGAAGCTGACCTCATGAGACAGAAGGAGGCTGCTGAGGCTGCCAAGAGAGAACATGAGTTAGAACTTGCTAGGTTAGCAGCAACGAATGGTGATGGTCGCACCGCAGAAAGAGATGATAGAGCTAAAGCGCCGAAACTTCCAGCGTTCGTGGATGGTAAAGATGATTTGGACGCATATTTGCAGAGGTTCGAGAGATTTGCAGACACAGCCAAGTGGCATAGAACTGGATGGGCATCAAAGCTCAGTGCTCTGTTGTCTGGACTAGCACTCGAAGTGTGCTCACGCCTATCTGAAGAAGCAGCTAGAGATTACGATAAAGTCAAGATTGCGTTGATGAAGAGATATGATCTCACAGAAGACGGCTATCGTCGTAAATTTAGAGCGTCTAAACCGGAAGTTGACGAAAGTCCGGACCAGTTTATCGTGCGACTTGACAGATACCTGTTACGGTGGCTAGAGCTTTCAGATACTGAGCGAACCTTTGACGGTCTAAAAGACTTAATAGTGAAAGAACAGTTTATTGACTCCTGCCCTAAGGATTTGGCCGTTCACCTACGGGAAAGGGCACCTGAAACCCTAGCACAGATTGCGAAGATCGCTGACCAGTACGTGGAGGCCCATGGTAAGCATTTGTTCAGCCCAGTGACAAGAAAGCCGGCAGTACCGCCTGAGAGGGAGGAAGCCAAGAACACACAGTCTAATTCGACAACCCTCCAGTGCTTCAAGTGTAACACCCGTGGTCATAGAGCTGCCAACTGCCCGACCATAGCAAAAAGGTGTTTTCTGTGTGGCAAGCAAGGACACGAAGCTAGAAACTGTCGATCAGGTGGACGGAGATCAGGAGGACAAAGTAAGGATGGCAACCCTGTGCAACGTGGTCAAGTGAGCGCTAGTTGCCTAGTTcagcagactgagagtaaaccCACAGCGGAAGAAGTTAAGTCCTGTATTAAAGATGAGAAGCTGCTCTTAGCCCGTGGTAAGAAGATTCCATTATTGAGTAGCGCCTGTCTTGAACCTTTGTCTGGAGTGAGAAGTAAAATGCCTGTAGTGAAAGGTAGAGTGGGAGAGAAGTCTGTTGATGTCCTGAGAGACACTGGCTGTAGCGGAATAGTAGTAAAGAAGGATCTTGTGTCTGAGGATCAGTTCACTGGCGACTTTAATGTTATGCTGCTCATCGACAACACAGCAAGGAAAGTGCCCATTGCAAAGATTGATGTTGATACACCTTATCTCAAGGGCCAAGTGGAAGCGCAATGTCTTCCCGATGCTGTTTATGATTTAATTGTTGGTAATGTACCAGGCGCGAGAGCTGCTGACGACCCAGATCCGAGCTGGCAAGATCATGTGCAAGAGGCGTGTGCTGTAACCACGAGAAGTCAAGCAAAGAAGGCCGGAGAACGTATCCCGTTGAAGGTACCGGGTACTAAAGAAAGTCCTGTAGTTGATAGAGAAAAGCTCAAACAAATGCAACATGATGACGAGAGCTTACAGAAATATTGGGAGCGAAATGATGTAGTTGTGAGAGGCCAGGCTGAGATTTCATTTGAAGTGAAAGGTGGAGTTTTGTACCGCGTCTACAAACACCCTTACATGAATAGTGGTAAACCCCTGAAGCAAGTTATGGTTCCTGTGCAGCTGAGAAGTCGGATAATGGAACTAGCTCACGGATCGCTCATGGGAGGTCACATGGGAATAAAGAAAACGGCTGATAAGATTCAAAGCGCATTCTATTGGCCAGGAATTCAAGGGGACGTGACTCGTTACTGCAAGTCCTGCGATGTATGTCAGAAGACAGTTAACAAGGGTTCTGTACCGAAGGTTCCCCTGGAGAAGATGCCATTAATTGACAAACCGTTCAAGAGAGTAGCAATCGATCTGGTTGGACCTATTGGTCCCCCGAGTGAAGATGGTCATAGATATATATCGACATTGGTCGACTTTGCAACCCGTTATCCTGAAGCTGTCCCGCTCAAGAACATTGATACAGAGACCGTGGCGGAAGCGTTGGTGGATATCTTTAGCCGTTTGGGAGTGCCTGAAGAGATCTTGAGTGACCTCGGTACGCAATTTGTATCTGAGTGTATGAAGGAAGTGGCACGGTTGTTGAGCATTAAACAGCTCACTACGACTCCTCATCACCCTATGTGTAACGGCCTGACGGAAAAGTTGAATGGAACCATGAAGAGTATGTTAAAGAGATTGTGCAGCGAGCAGCCGAGACAGTGGCATCGTTATATCAACCCGTTATTGTTTGCATATCGTGAAGTTCCTCAGGAGTCTACTGGTTTTTCGCCATTTGAGTTGCTGTATGGAAGAGCTGTCAGAGGGCCGATGTTTATTCTTAAAGAGCTCTGGACGAAAGAGTTGGAGGAACCTGAAGTAAAGAACAGCTACCAGTATGTGTTTGAGCTACGTGAGAAGCTGGAAGATACCCTCAAGCTTGCGCATACCGAACTTCAGAAAGCCCAGCACAAAGGCAAGCATTACTATGATCGTAAGGCTAAAGTCAGAAGGTTTGCACAAGGAGATAAAGTATTAATACTGCTTCCGACCGACCATAACAAGCTTCTAATGCAGTGGAAAGGTCCATTTGAGGTTAGTGCAGTAGTGGGTCTCAACGATTATAAAGTGTGTGTCAAAGGAAAGGAGAGAGTTTACCATGCCAACCTACTTAAAAAGTACTTTGAACGAGAGGATTCTGTACCCGTTGGAGCAGTGGCTGTTGAAGTGAACGCTGACATTAGTAAGAGCGGACTTGTTAAAAGTGAAGCAGAAGAAGTTGATCCTGTGGATGGTGTTGATTTTTTGGAAATTGGTGGATATGTCGCTAAAGAGTCAATCAAAGATGTGGCTACTGGAGATAACCTTACTGCGGAGCAAAGAGCAGAGTTTATAGACCTCGCAAGTCAGTTTCAAAGCTTGTTTACAGACGCTCCAGGTACCACAAGCTTGGCTCAGCATCATATAAAACTTACATCCGATCAACCAGTCAGATCAAGACCTTACCCAGTACCGTATAGCCTGAGAGAATCGCTGAAGAAGGATATTACAGACATGATGACGATGGGAGTTATGAGAGTCAAGTTCACCATATGCTTCGCCTGTCCTGGTTGttaa